In one window of Eubalaena glacialis isolate mEubGla1 chromosome 13, mEubGla1.1.hap2.+ XY, whole genome shotgun sequence DNA:
- the SMOX gene encoding spermine oxidase isoform X5: MIQQYLKVESCESSSHSMDEVSLSAFGEWTEIPGAHHIIPSGFMRVVELLAEGIPAHIIQLGKPVRCVHWDQASSRPRGPEIEPRGEGNHNHDTGEGSQGGEEPQGERQDEDEQWPVVVECEDCEVIPADHVIVTVSLGVLKTQHASFFRPGLPTEKVAAIHRLGIGTTDKIFLEFEEPFWGPECNSLQFVWEDEAESHTLTYPPELWYRKICGFDVLYPPERYGHVLSGWICGEEALVMEKCDDEAVAEICTEMLRQFTGNPNIPKPRRILRSAWGSNPYFRGSYSYTQVGSSGADVEKLAKPLPYTESSKIAQGSSSKQLPGHLLSSKCPEQSLEPNRGSIKPMQVLFSGEATHRKYYSTTHGALLSGQREAARLIEMYRDLFQQGT; the protein is encoded by the exons ATGATCCAGCAGTACCTGAAG GTGGAGAGCTGTGAGAGTAGCTCGCACAGCATGGATGAGGTGTCCCTGAGCGCCTTTGGGGAGTGGACTGAGATTCCTGGTGCCCACCACATCATCCCCTCGGGCTTCATGCGGGTTGTGGAGCTGCTGGCTGAGGGCATCCCGGCCCACATCATCCAGCTGGGGAAACCTGTCCGTTGTGTTCACTGGGACCAGGCCTCGTCCCGCCCTCGGGGCCCTGAGATTGAGCCCCGGGGTGAGGGTAACCATAATCATGACACTGGGGAGGGCAGCCAGGGTGGAGAGGAGCCCCAGGGGGAGAGGCAGGATGAGGATGAGCAGTGGCCGGTGGTGGTGGAGTGCGAGGACTGTGAGGTGATCCCAGCGGACCACGTGATCGTGACCGTGTCGCTGGGCGTGCTCAAGACGCAGCATGCCAGCTTCTTCCGGCCAGGCCTGCCCACCGAGAAGGTGGCTGCCATCCACCGACTGGGCATCGGCACCACCGACAAGATCTTTCTAGAATTCGAGGAGCCCTTCTGGGGCCCCGAGTGCAACAGCCTACAGTTTGTGTGGGAGGACGAGGCGGAGAGCCACACGCTTACTTACCCACCCGAGCTCTGGTACCGCAAGATCTGTGGCTTCGATGTCCTCTACCCGCCTGAGCGCTACGGCCACGTGCTGAGTGGCTGGATCTGTGGGGAGGAGGCCCTTGTCATGGAGAAGTGTGATGACGAGGCAGTGGCCGAGATCTGCACAGAGATGCTGCGGCAGTTCACAG GGAACCCCAACATTCCAAAGCCTCGGCGAATTCTGCGCTCGGCCTGGGGCAGCAACCCCTACTTCCGGGGATCCTATTCATATACACAGGTGGGCTCGAGTGGGGCAGATGTGGAGAAGCTGGCCAAGCCCCTGCCATACACGGAGAGCTCCAAGATAGCG CAAGGAAGCTCCTCAAAGCAGCTGCCTGGTCACCTTTTATCTTCCAAGTGCCCAGAACAGTCCCTGGAACCTAATAGGGGCTCCATAAAG CCCATGCAGGTGCTGTTCTCAGGTGAGGCCACCCACCGCAAGTACTATTCCACCACCCATGGTGCTCTGCTCTCTGGCCAGCGCGAGGCTGCCCGTCTCATTGAGATGTACCGAGACCTCTTCCAGCAGGGGACCTGA